GCCTGATCGTCAGCCGCCCGGCGGTGGAGGCCGGTGAACGCCTCGGCTTCCTGCCCGGCGACCTGTCGGAAAAGGTCGACCCCTATATGGCCCCGGTCTGGGAGGCGCTCACCGATATCCTCGGCGCCGACCAGTTCAAGCGCCGGCGCGAGAAGGGCGAGATCGAGGTGGCGCCCATCGCCTTCCTGCGCGGCCGCACGCTGAGCCACGCCTTCGTCATCGTCGACGAGGCCCAGAACACCACCCGCCTGCAGATGAAGATGGTCCTGACCCGTATCGGCGAAGGCTCACGCATGGCGGTGACCGGCGACCCCAGCCAGATCGACCTGGTGAATTCGTCGGACTCGGGGCTGGCCCACGCCGTGGGTCTGCTGGAGGGGGTCAAGGGCGTGGGCGTCAACCGCTTCACCGCCGACGACGTGGTCCGCCACCCGATGGTGGAGCGCATCGTGCGGGCCTATGACGCCGACGCCGCCAAGCGCGGACGCGCCATTTGATCGAGATCGAGATCGAGGACGAGGCCTGGGCGCGGGACCTACCCGACGCTCAAGCCCTGGTCGCGGCCGCCGCCAACGCCGCCCTCGCCGCCGCTCAGCGCGAAGGCGCCGTCGTGGTGCTGCTGACCGACGATGCCGCTGTCCAGGACCTCAACAGCCGCTTTCGGGGCAAGGACATGGCGACCAACGTGCTGTCCTTCCCTGCTGCGGAGAATCCCGAGGATCATCTCGGCGACGTGGCCCTGGCCCACGGGGTCTGCGTGCGCGAGGCCGCCGCGCAGGGCAAGAGCCTCGCCCACCATCTGCAACACCTTGTGGCGCATGGGGTGCTGCATCTTGTAGGGTACGACCACGAAACCGACGACGAGGCTGAGGACATGGAAGGTCTGGAGCGCGTGGTCATGGCCGGTCTGGGGGCGCCTGATCCCTACGGCGCCGAACAGGGAGACGATGGCTAGTTCCGAAGACCCGCCCGCAGCCGCGCGCAAGAGCCGCGGCATACGGGCCTTCCTGAGACGGCTGCGCGGCACGGGCGGCCTGGAGCCTGCGCCGACCCCGGTGGACCTGGTGGGCGACCGCATGGTCGACCAGGCCCACGCCTTCCAGACCCTGAGGGTCGAGGACGTCATGACCCCCCGCGCCGACATCGTCGCCGTGGAGCTCACCACCTCCTTCGCCGGCGTCATCGAGCGGTTCGTCGAGGCCGAGCACAGCCGCATGCCGATCTATCGCGAGACCCTCGACGACCCGGTCGGCGTGGTCCACGTGAAGGACGTCTTCAAGCTGCTGGCCAGCCCCAAGACCAAGGGCGGCAAGCCGCCGGCGCCTGAGGACGTCATCCTGCAGAAAGTGCGCCGCGACGCCCTCTATGTCCCGGCCTCCATGCGCGCCGCCGACCTGCTGTTGCGCATGCAGACCAGCCGCATCCACATGGCCCTGGTGATCGACGAGTTCGGCGGCACCGACGGCCTGGTGACCCTGGAAGACCTGGTGGAGGCCGTGGTCGGCGAGATCGACGACGAGCACGACGACGCCCAGACGGCCGGCGTGGTCGCCCGCCCAGGCGGGGTGTTCGAGGTCGACGCCCGCGCGCCCCTGGAGGAGCTGGAGGCCGCCGTGGGCGCCGACCTGGCGCCGCCCGACCTTGAGGAAGAGATCGACACCGTGGCCGGCCTGGTCACGGCGCTCGCCGGCCGGGTGCCGCAGCGCGGCGAGGTGATCAGCCATCCGGGCGGCTTTGAGTTCCAGGTCACCGACGCCGATCCGCGCCGGGTGAAGCGGGTGCGGGTGCGCAAGCTGCCCGAGCCGGACATCATCATTTGACCGTGGCCCTGACGGCGGCCTGGCGCGCGCGCATCCTGGCGGTCCTGGCTGGCGTCGGCGCGGGGCTGGCCCATCCGCCCTTCGGCTTGATCGTGGGCGTCGCGGCCTATGGGCTGCTGATGTGGCTGTCGGAGACCGACGGCCCTAAGCCCCTGCGCTCGGCCTTCTTCCGGGGCTGGCTGGCCGGGGTCGGCTATTTCGCGGTCGGCGCCCACTGGATCACCGAGCCCTTTCTGGTGGACGCCGCCAACCAGGGCTGGATGGCGCCCTTCGCCCTGATCGCCATGTCCGGCGGCCTGGCCCTGTTCTGGGGACTGGCGGCCCTGATCTACCGCGCCGCCGGGATCAAGGGGCCGTGGCGGGTGCTGGTGTTCGCCGGCGCCCTGGCGCTCTGCGAATGGCTTCGCGGCCACGTGCTGACCGGCTTCCCCTGGGATCTGCCCGGCGAGACCTGGCGGGCGGGGTCGGCCCCCTCCCAGGCCGCCTCGGTGGTGGGGACCTATGGTCTGTCCTGGATCACCATCGCCCTGGGCGCCGCCGTGGCCCTGCTGTGGGAGGCCGGAAGGACCCGGATCGTCGGCGCCGTGGCCATCGTCGCCATGCTGGCGGGCCTCTATGGTTTCGGCGCCCTGCGGCTGTCGGACGGCGTGGCCGCCCGTCCCGACGCGCCCCTGGTGCGGATCGTCCAGGGCAATATCGACCAGAAGGAAAAGTGGCGGCCGGAGAACCTGGATATGGTGTTCTCCACCTATGTCCGGCTGAGCACGCAAGGTTCCAAGACCCGTCCCGACATCATCGTCTGGCCCGAGGGCGCCCTGCCTGCGGTGATCGATGACCTGCTGGCGCCGGGCAGCCCCTATGCGGTGCGTCTCACCGACGCCCTTGCGCCCGGCCAGACCCTGATGATGGGCGCCAACCGGGTGGAGCCGACGCCCTCTGGCGGGGTCTCCTACTTCAACAGCCTGGTGGTGCTACGCCGCGAGGCGCCGGGCCTGCGGGTGACCGGCTATTACGACAAGCACCGCCTGGTGCCGTTCGGCGAGTTCCTGCCCCTGGGAAACCTGGCGGGGAAGCTCGGCATCCGCAGTCTGGTGCACATGCCCGAGGACTTCACCGCCGGCCCGCCGCCCCGGCCGATCCACCCCTACGGCGTCCCCGCCCTCCAGCCGCTGATCTGTTACGAGGCTCTGTTCCCGGGCTTTGCGTCGGACGCCGCCCGGCGCGGCGGTGGGCGAGCCGAGTGGCTGCTGAACGTGTCCAACGACTCCTGGTTCGGGGCCACCAGCGGACCCTGGCAGCACCTCAATATCGCCTCCTACCGCGCCATCGAGGAGGGCCTGCCGATCGCGCGCGCCACTCCCACTGGGGTGTCGACCATGATCGACGCCTATGGGCGCCCCATTTTGGGCGCCCGCTTAACCCTTGGCGAAGAAGGAAATATCGACGTTCGGCTGCCTTCGGCGCTCGCCCGTACGGTGTATTCGCGTTTCGGCGACGGGGGATTCGCCATCATGTTGCTCTTATCCGCGTCCATCGCAGTGGCGGGACGTATTCGGCGAGCACGTTGAGTTGACGCAGGCGTCATCATTTTTGACGACGGCGATCGACCTCGTCTACTGGGAAGCACATGGCTAAGGAATTCGACGTCGACCGATCCCCCAATCCGGTCGATCTTCACGTGGGACTGCGTATCCGGCTCCGGCGCAAGGAGCTGGGAGTCAGCCAGGAAAAGCTGGCGGATTCGATCGGCCTGACATTTCAGCAGGTCCAGAAATATGAGCGCGCCGCCAATCGGGTGAGCGCCTCGAAGCTGTGGGATATGGCCCGCGCGCTGCAGACCTCCATCTCCTATTTCTTCGACGGCCTGCCGGACGCGGAATTGAATGCGCCGGCCTCCAGCGACGGTCCGTCGCCGGCCCACGCCTTCCTGATGACGCCTGAGGGCATGGAACTGGCCGCGGTGTTCCCCAAGGTGCGCCGCGCCCGCGTGCGCCGCCGCATCCTCGACCTGGTCCGCGCCATGGTCGACGAGGACGACGGCGAACCCGAACCGGCCGCGCCCCGCGAGCCCGCGCAAGCCGCCTGACCATGGCCGCGCGGATCGCCGTCCTGCTGGATGAGAACACCAGCAGCGGCGCGACCCGCTACGAAGCCCACAAGGGCTACTTCCAGGGCCTGCGCAGTGCGGGCGCCGCGCCCTTTGGTCTGCCCTATTTCGCCGAGATGGTCCCGGGCGTCGTCGCCGACTTCGACGGCCTGCTGAGCGTCGGCGGCCGCTTCGCCTATCCGCCGGCGTGGTATCGCGAGGGCGAGGCCTCCTTCGCCCCGGAGTCACCTCGGCTGGCGGTGGAGCAGGCCTTGATGTCGGGCTTCCTGGCGGCGGGCAAGCCGGTGCTGGGGATCTGCGCCGGGATGCAGATGCTGGCCTGCCTGCACGGATCGCGGCTCACCGCCGACGTGAAGACCCTGGGGCAGGTGCTGGACCACGACAACCGCGACGCCCCGCATGACATCACCATTGAATCTGGTTCCCGGCTGGCTGGCCTGATCGGCGCCTCGACCCTGTCGGTGAACAGCTTCCACCGCGAGGCCATCGCCGAGCTCGGGCCCCGTATGCGGGCTGTCGCCCATGCGCCGGATGGCGTCATCGAGGCCGTGGAACTGGAGGGGTCAGGCTTCGCCCTGGGCCTTCAGTGGCATCAGGAACTGTTCGCCGGGACCGACCATCCCGGCAATCGCATCTTCGCGGGCTTCGTGTCCGCCTGCTAGCGGACCTTGAGGGCCAGGATCACCAGCAGGGCCGAGAGCCCCAGGTGGACCAGCATGAACCGCACCAGCACCTGGGTGTTGGACCAGCCCAGCTCCTTGCGGCAGTGGTCGTGCAGGGGGAAGCGGACACCGGCCAGAATCTTCAGGCCGAAGAACCGCAGCAGGGCCACCTTCACCAGGCCTGTGGCCCCGTTCATCAGGATCACCGACCCCACCAGCAGCAGGAACAGCGGGTTGTTGGTGGCCACCACCAGCATGCCGATCAGCAGGCCCAGCGGTCGGGATCCGGCATCTCCCATCAGCACCAGGCTGGGGGCGGCGTTGTACCAGAGATAGCCCGCCACGCAGCCCACCATCAGGAAGGCCATGATCGCCCAGTTGGCGCCCTCGCGGGTGAAGGGGACGTTGAGGTGGCCGGCCACCACCTCGTTGCCGAGAACGGCGTAGAGCAGGCCGCCCAGCAGCAGGATGGCGGTGCCCGTCAGGCTGCCCGAAACCCCATCGACGCCGTCGGAACAGTTGGTGGCGTTGATAGAGAGCCAGATGAGGCCGGTGGCCAGGGGAATGGAGAGCCAGGGGCCGAGCGTCAGGGTCCCCTTCCAGATCGGCAGCCAGATGGTGGTGGGCTCGAAGCCGCAGATCACCATGGCCGCGCCGACCGCGATGACGGCGTCCATCAGGGCCAGCTGGTACTCTGAGAAGCCGCCCCGCCGGTCGTCGAAATAGCCCACCAGCATGGCGGCCAGCATCAGGGGCAGGGTCAGCAGGCAGCGCGCGCCGAAGGGCACGAAGATCAGGCAGGCGAGCACGAAGATGCTGACGAAGATCAGGCCCGCGCTGACCGGCTTGCCGACGCTCAGCTCGGCGTTGACGGCGAAGGCGCGGCCCCGGTCGGTGGGCAGGCGCGACCACAGACGGGGCAGGGCCAGCCAGGTGGCCAGCGCGCTGGTGGCGAAACCGATGGCCGCCAGGAAGAAGAAGGAATCAAACAGGCGCAGCGGTCCCCAGGCCTGTCCCAGGGTCGAGTGAATCCAGCTCAGCATGCGGGGTCGAGGTCCAGGGTGGAGGAAGGCGACCTCCATCTAGCGTGCGCCGAATCCCTCCGACAAAGGGGAAACCGACGGTTTGCCCGAGATTCACCTGCCGGGAAGGCTCTTTGGGTTAAACCGTCGCGCGTTGCGAGGCGCCGCTTGCGGGATATAAAGATTTCTTTATAGGATTTCCGCGACGTTCCAGATCGCCGCCCCTGCCGGTGGCGATCGCGCATTTCCCGGAGCCTTCACTTGAGCCGTTCCTCCTACATCTTCACCTCGGAAAGCGTTTCCGAAGGCCATCCGGACAAGGTCGCCGACCGTATCTCCGACACCGTGGTCGACGCCTTCCTGGCCGCGGAGCCCGAGGCCCGCGTCGCCTGCGAGACGATGGTGACCACCAACCGCATCATCCTGGCCGGTGAAGTCCGCGCCGGTAAGCCGGGCGCCTCCAAGGCCGAGAACAAGCAGATGACCAAGGATATCCTTGGCACGCTGGAGCCCCTGGTGCGCGCCGCGGTCAAGGACATCGGCTACGAACAGAAGGGCTTCCACTGGGCCAAGGCGAAGTTCGCCAACCACCTGCACGCCCAATCGGCCGACATCGCCCAGGGCGTCGACTCGTCCAACAAGAAGGACGAAGGCGCCGGCGACCAGGGCATCATGTTCGGCTACGCCTGCGACGAGACGCCGGAACTGATGCCGGCCACCCTGCAATACTCGCACAACATCCTGAGCAAGCTGGCCCAGGTCCGTCACTCCGGCGAAGCCAAGGGCCTGGAGCCCGACGCCAAGAGCCAGGTGACCCTGCTGTACCAGGACGGCCGCCCGGTCGAGGTGATGCAGATCGTGGTCTCCACCCAGCACGCCAAGAAGATCGGCGAGAATTCCGCCTCGTCCAAGCGCATCCTCGAGCTGATCAAGCCCTATGTGCTCGGCGTCTTCCCTGACGGCCTGGTGACCAAGAAGACCAAGTGGCACGTCAACCCGACCGGCAAGTTCCTGATCGGCGGGCCGGACGGCGACGCGGGCCTGACGGGCCGCAAGATCATCGTCGACACCTACGGCGGGGCCGCGCCCCACGGCGGTGGCGCCTTCTCCGGTAAGGATCCCACCAAGGTGGACCGCTCGGCGGCCTATCTCTGCCGCTACCTGGCCAAGAACGTGGTGGCCGCGGGCCTGGCCCGGAAGTGCACCATCCAGATCAGCTACGCCATCGGCGTCGCCAATCCGCTGTCCTTCTATGTCGACCTGCACGACACCGGCGAAGTCGATGCGGCGAAGCTGGAAAAGATCCTGCCCGAGCTGGTGGGCGGCGCCACGCCGCGCGCCATCCGCGAGCACCTGGGTCTCAACAAGCCGATCTACGCCCGCACTGCCGCCTACGGCCACTTCGGCCGTACGCCCGACAAGGACGGCGGCTTCTCGTGGGAGAAGACCGACCTCGTGGAAAAGCTGAGGGCCGCGCTCTGATCGAGGCGCTCCGGCGCTGGGCGTTCTCGCTGCGGCGGGACGCCCACGCCGTCTGGCTGGCGGCGCGGGACCCGCGCACGCCGCTTGCCGCCAAGCTTCTGGGCCTGGCCGTCGCGGCCTATGCCCTGTCGCCGATCGACCTGATCCCAGACTTCATCCCGGTCCTGGGGTATCTCGACGACCTGATCCTGGTCCCGCTTGGCCTCTGGCTGGCGATCCGCATGATCCCGGAGCAGGTGATGGACGATCACCGCGCCGCCGCCGAGGCCGCGGCGCGTCGCCCGGTGAGTAAGGTCGCGGCCGGCGCTGTGATCCTCATCTGGCTGGCCTTCGCCGTCGGAGGCGGGATGCTGCTGGCTCGCCACCTGCGCCTGGGCTAGAGCCGGAGCAAATGGAAAGTCACCCGCCCCTCCGGTCCTTCGGCCGCCTCAAGTCGCGGCCGATCAAGCCGCGCCAGGCCGCCCTGATGGATAGCCTGCTGCCGTCCATCCGCGCGCCGCTGGATAACTTCGACCCTCAAGCTCTGATGCCGACGGCCCGTGAGGTCTGGCTGGAGGTCGGGTTCGGCGGTGGCGAGCACATGGCCGTCCAGGCCGCCCGCGCGCCCGACACTCTCATCCTCGGCGCCGAACCGTTCCTGAATGGTGTGGCCAGCGCCCTGCGGCACGTCGACGAGGCGGGGCTGAGCAACGTCCGCATCCACGACAATGATGTGCGCGAGCTGATGGCGCGGATGCCCGACGCCTGCCTTACCCGGGTGTTCGTGTTGTTCCCCGATCCCTGGCCCAAGGCGCGGCACAACAAGCGCCGACTGATCCAGGCCGAGACCATCGCCGAGCTGGCCCGCCTGCTCAAACCCGACGGGCGGCTGCGTTTCGCCACCGACTGGGCCGACTATGCCGACTGGACCCTGGAGCGGGTGCTGGCCGGCGGTCAGTTCGCCTGGCCGGCGGAACGCGCGCAGGATTGGCGCGTCCCGCCCGCCGACCACATCACCACGCGCTACGAGGAAAAGCGCCTGGGCGACTGCGCGCCGGTGTTCCTGGACTTCGTGAAGGCCTAGCCGACCCTACTTGAGGAGCTTGGCTGGCTTGGCGGCCTCGGTCTGGTTGTGCAGCTCAATTCCCTGGCGGATCAGCTCGCCGGTTTCTTCCGGATCAGCCCAGCGCAGGATGTCCACCGACTTGCCCTTTTCCAGGTCCTTATAGTGCTGGAAGAAGTGGGCGATCTGCTCGGTGAGGATCGAGGGCAGGCCGCGCCAGCTGTCGAGACCGGCATAGAAGGGGTGCAGCTTGTCCACCGGGACGGCCAGAATCTTCTCGTCGTTGCCGGCCTCGTCCACCATCATCAGGCAGCCGATCGGACGGCAGCGGATGATCGCGCCAGGCACCACCGGGGTCGGGCCCACCACCAGGATGTCCATGGGATCGCCGTCCCCCGACAGGGTGTGGGGGATGAAGCCGTAGTTGCCGGGATAGAACATGGCGGTGTGCAGGAAGCGGTCGACATAGATCGCGCCGCTTTCCTTATCGAGTTCGTACTTCACCGGTTCCCCGCCTTGCGGAATCTCGATGATGGCGTTGACGTCGTAAGGCGGATTGAAGCCCACCGAGATCTTGGAAATGTCCATGGGGAGATGGCCTTTTCACACACGGGAAGAATAGGCGCGGTCTTTGGACTATTCGGCGCGCCGGACCAACCCCTTCCGAGTAAACGCGTACCCGCCAGGGAAAGGACGTATGGCTCGCCTCGTCGTTGTCAGCTTCGCGGCGCTGATCATCACCACCCTGCTGGTCAGCATCTGGTCCAACCGCAAGCCCTGAGCCGGAGTCGCCGGCGCGGATCGCCGCGGAGATGGCGCGCGCCCTGGGGCTGACAAGCTCCTGACGGAGTGCTATAGAAGCGCTCACATCGTCCGTAAGCGCTGGATAGCGCCTATGAGCGGCAGGCTTCGGCCCGGCCGCTTTTTTGTTGCCGGAGAGCCGCCGAGCCCATGCGAGGCAAGACTACAGAAGATAGGACGCTCCTGGAGCTGCTAGACCCCGTCGCGCAGGCCGCGGGCTACGAGATCGTCCGCCTGCGCCTGATGGGCGGCGAGCATGCCCGGCGGCTGCAGATCATGGCCGAGACCCCCGATGGCGAGATGGTGGTCGAGGACTGCGCCAAGCTGTCGCGCGCCATCTCCGAGATCATGGACGCCGCCGATCCGATCACCGGCGAATACACCCTGGAAGTCTCATCCCCCGGCGTCGACCGGCCGCTGACCCGGATGAAGGACTTCGCCAACTACGAGGGCCACGAGGCCCGCCTCGAACTCGACCGCGTCGCCGACGGCCGCAAGCGCTTCCGCGGCCTGCTGGCGGGCGTCGAGGGCGACAATGTCGCCATCGATCTGGAGGGGGAGGCGGAGACCGCCCTGGTCCCCTTCGCCTGGATCGTCGAGGCCAAACTGATCCTGACCGACCAGCTGATGAAGCGCGGCGCCGACGAGCGCGCCGCACGGCTGGCCGACACCCCACAACAGACGCCCGAGTAAGAGGATAAGATCATGAGCCTGACCGGCATTTCAGCCAACCGGCTTGAACTCCTGCAGATCGCCGAGGCCGTGGCCCGCGAGAAGTCGATCGACAAGGAGATCGTCATCGAGGCGATCGAGGAGGCGATCCAGAAGGGCGCCCGCTCGCGCTACGGCGCCGAGCATGACATCCGGGTCCATATCGATCCGAAGACCGGCGAGACCATCATCAAGCGCGTGATCACCGTGATCCCCGACGATCTGGTCTATGAAGCCGAGGACAGCGAGGACGGCCCCAGCGAACCCATGGGCTCGCGCCGCCTGAAGGAAGCCCTCAGCGTCGACAAGGACGCCTTCGTCGGCAAGACCTACGAAGAGGTGCTGCCGCCCTTCGAATTCGGCCGGGTGCAGACCCAGATGGCCCGCCAGGTGGTGACCGGCAAGGTCCGCGAAGCCGAGCGCGAGCGCCAGCACGAGGAGTTCAAGGACCGCGTGGGCGAGATCGTCAACGGCGTGGTCAAGCGGGTCGAGTACGGCAACACCGTCGTCGACCTGGGCCGCGGCGAAGGCATCATGCGCCGCGACCAGTCGATCCCCCGCGAGAACTTCAATATCGGCGACCGCATCCGCTGCTACATCTACGACGTGCGGCGCGAGACCAAGGGCCCGCAGATCCTGCTGTCGCGCGCCCACGGCGGCTTCATGGCCAAGCTGTTCGCCCAGGAAGTTCCTGAAGTGTACGACGGCGTCATCGAGATCCGCGCCGTGGCCCGCGATCCGGGTTCGCGCGCCAAGATGGCGGTGGTCTCCAACGACAGCTCCATCGACCCCGTCGGCGCCTGCGTCGGTATGCGCGGGTCTCGCGTCCAGGCCGTGGTGGCCGAGCTGCAGGGCGAGAAGATCGACATCATCCAGTGGAGCCCGGACGAGGCCACCTTCATCGTCAACGGCCTGGCTCCCGCCGAAGTCTCCAAGGTTGTCATGGACGAGGAGGACGAGCGCGTCGAAGTCGTGGTTCCCGACGAGCAGCTGTCGCTCGCCATCGGCCGCCGCGGCCAGAACGTGCGCCTCGCCAGCCAGCTGACCGGCTGGCAGATCGACATCATGACCGAAAGCCAGGAGAGCGAGCGCCGCCAGCGCGAGTTCTCCGAGCGCACCACCCTGTTCCAGGAAGCCCTGGACGTTGACGAGGTCATCGCCCAGCTGCTGGTCACCGAGGGCTTCGCCACCGTTGAAGATGTTGCGTACGTCGAGAACGCCGAAGTCGCCGCCATCGAGGGCTTCGACGAGGACACCGCCGAGGAAATCCAGGCCCGCGCCCGTGACTTCCTGGAAAAGGAAGCCGCCGAGCTGGACGGCAAGCGCCGCGAATACGGCGTCGAGGACAGCCTGCTGGAGATCGAGGGCGTCACCCTGCCGGTGGCCGTGGCCCTGGGCGCCGGCGACGTGAAGAGCGTCGAGGACCTGGCCGGCCTGATCCCCGACGACCTGCGCGGCTGGTTTGAGAGCAAGGACGGCGAGCGGGTCCGCGAGCCGGGCATCCTGGAAGCCTTCAACATGGACGCGGCCGACGCCGAGGCCCTGATCATGCGCGCCCGCGTGGTGATGGGTTGGGTCGAGGCCCCGCCGGAGCCGGAAGTCCAGGAGGCGCCCGAGGTCGTGCTCTCGGAAGAAGAACAGGTGTTCGGTGTCCGCGGCGCCCATGCCCCGGCCCCGGCTCCTGTGGAAGCCGCCGCCGAGATCGAGGCTGACGCCGAAGCCGAAGCGCCCGCCGCCGACAGCGAGGAGGCGTAAGCCTCAGCGTGACCGCCTCCACCGTCCCCACCACCCTGGCGCAGGTCGCGCGCGAACGGCGCGACATCGTCACGGGCGAGGTGATGGCCGAGGACCGCCTGATCCGCTTCGTGGCGGGTCCAGGCGGGATCGTGGTCCCGGACCTGGCGCGCAAGCTGCCGGGCCGGGGGATCTGGGTCGCCGCCGATCGCGCCTCGGTGGACACCGCGGCGCGCAAGGGCCTGTTCTCCCGCTCCGCCAAGGCCAAGCTCAACGCCAGCCCCGATCTCGCCGACCAGGTGGACAGCCTGTTGCGGCGCCGGGTCCTGGATGGGCTGGGTCTTGCCAAGCGGGCCGGCGATCTTATCTCTGGCTATGAAAAGGTCGCCTCGGCGTTGAACGCCGGCCGCGCGGCCTGGGTGATCGAGGCCGCCGACGGCGCGGCGGACGGTCGCCGCAAGATCCTCAATGTGGCCCGCAAGTCACCGCGGGCGCCCAAGCTTCTCGGACTCTATTCCAATGAGGAATTGGGTTTGGCCTTGGGCGGAGAGAATGTGATACACACCGCCTTCCTTGCGGGGCGCGGCGCCGATCAGTGGACATTCGATGTCCACAGACTCTCTGGCTTCCGCCCGCTCCTTCCCGAGAGTTGGCGCGAGGAGCCCTGAAGAGGCGGGCGGAACGAACTTCGTTCCGCGCGCCTAAAGCTATTGAACGTAGTCGGAACGCCCGACCGGTATGTAAAGCGAGCGCATGAGCGACGAGAACGACAACGGCCGGCCCCCCGCCCCTGGCGGACGCACACCTCTCACCCTGAAGCCGCGTGGCGTCGCAGGCTCGGTGAGCGCGGGTACGGTGAAGCAAAGCTTCAGCCACGGCCGGTCCAAGACCGTGGTCGTCGAGACCAAGCGCGCCCGCACCCACTCCGCGCCCCAGGGTAACCTGGCCGCGCCCTCGCCCGCCGAGAAGCGGGTCTTCACCCCGCCGGCGCCGTCGGCGCCGCGTCCGGCCGGCGGCCCCAGCGCCGACGGCAATCTGTCGGCCGAGGAACAACGCGCCCGTCAGCGCGCCATCGAGCTGGCCCGCGAACATCAGGCCCGTCAGGCCGCCGAGCAGGCGGCCCGTGAGGCCAGCGCTCGCGCCCAGGCCGCCGCGCCCAAGCCGGTGGAAGCCGCGCCCCCGGCCCCCGCCGTCGCCGCACCGACCCCGGCTCCGGTGGCTGAAGCTCCGGCCGCTCCGGCTCCGGCGCCCGTCGTCGCCGCTCCGGCCCCGGTCGCCCCCGTGGCCGCGGCGCCTGCCGCGCCCGTGGCCCCGACCCCTGCGCCCGCCACACCGGCCCCGCAACAGCCGGTGGCGTCAGCCCCCGCGCCGCGTCCGGCCTCGCCGTCGGCTGCTGTCCAGCCCGGTCAGACCCGGACCTACGAGCCGTCGCGCGAACGCCGCGATGACCGGCCCTCGACCACCACCTATCGCCCTGAACGGGCGCCCGGCCGGTTCGAGAACACCAGTTTCGGCCAGCGCGCCCCGCGTCCCGGTCAGGACCGTCCTGCGCAGAACGACCGCCCCGCGGCTACCGCCCGTCCCGGCGGCGACCGTCCCCAGGGTGATCGCGGCCCGCGTCCGGCGGCTCCGGCCCCGGCCGCCGGCGGCGACACCGTCCGCTATTCGGCCCTCGCGCCCCGCCCCGCCGCGCCCCGCGACGGCGCCCGCCCCGGCGGCGCGCGTCCCGGCGCCGGTCGTCCGACCCCCAACGCGCCGCCCGCGACGCCTGAGGTTCAGCGCGCCACCCGCCAGGCCCCGCGGCCCGGCGGCGACACCATCGCCCGCCGTGACGATGAAGAGGATTCCCGCCGCAAGGCCGGCGCCGCGCCGGCCAAGGCCATCTCCCGCGTCAAGGGCGCTCAGCAGCGCCGCGAGGGCCGTCTCACCATCCAGGCCGTGGCCGGGGATGACGAGAGCGCCGTCGAACGCATGCGTTCGCTCGCCTCGGTTCGCCGGGCCCGCGAGCGTGAGCGCGAAAAGCGCAAG
The sequence above is drawn from the Phenylobacterium glaciei genome and encodes:
- a CDS encoding PhoH family protein, which gives rise to MSKAPEFIPLSDIAVRAVGGTASRHAALIEDAFDVLMETPGGGVSITGESKNRATARRVVEQIAERADQGLEITEADIRVAIGQGRVGRGGAPGSLPTGKRGQVAPKTPGQARYLQALAACELVFGLGPAGTGKTFLAVAHGAGMLLRGEVERLIVSRPAVEAGERLGFLPGDLSEKVDPYMAPVWEALTDILGADQFKRRREKGEIEVAPIAFLRGRTLSHAFVIVDEAQNTTRLQMKMVLTRIGEGSRMAVTGDPSQIDLVNSSDSGLAHAVGLLEGVKGVGVNRFTADDVVRHPMVERIVRAYDADAAKRGRAI
- the ybeY gene encoding rRNA maturation RNase YbeY, translated to MIEIEIEDEAWARDLPDAQALVAAAANAALAAAQREGAVVVLLTDDAAVQDLNSRFRGKDMATNVLSFPAAENPEDHLGDVALAHGVCVREAAAQGKSLAHHLQHLVAHGVLHLVGYDHETDDEAEDMEGLERVVMAGLGAPDPYGAEQGDDG
- a CDS encoding hemolysin family protein, yielding MASSEDPPAAARKSRGIRAFLRRLRGTGGLEPAPTPVDLVGDRMVDQAHAFQTLRVEDVMTPRADIVAVELTTSFAGVIERFVEAEHSRMPIYRETLDDPVGVVHVKDVFKLLASPKTKGGKPPAPEDVILQKVRRDALYVPASMRAADLLLRMQTSRIHMALVIDEFGGTDGLVTLEDLVEAVVGEIDDEHDDAQTAGVVARPGGVFEVDARAPLEELEAAVGADLAPPDLEEEIDTVAGLVTALAGRVPQRGEVISHPGGFEFQVTDADPRRVKRVRVRKLPEPDIII
- the lnt gene encoding apolipoprotein N-acyltransferase: MTVALTAAWRARILAVLAGVGAGLAHPPFGLIVGVAAYGLLMWLSETDGPKPLRSAFFRGWLAGVGYFAVGAHWITEPFLVDAANQGWMAPFALIAMSGGLALFWGLAALIYRAAGIKGPWRVLVFAGALALCEWLRGHVLTGFPWDLPGETWRAGSAPSQAASVVGTYGLSWITIALGAAVALLWEAGRTRIVGAVAIVAMLAGLYGFGALRLSDGVAARPDAPLVRIVQGNIDQKEKWRPENLDMVFSTYVRLSTQGSKTRPDIIVWPEGALPAVIDDLLAPGSPYAVRLTDALAPGQTLMMGANRVEPTPSGGVSYFNSLVVLRREAPGLRVTGYYDKHRLVPFGEFLPLGNLAGKLGIRSLVHMPEDFTAGPPPRPIHPYGVPALQPLICYEALFPGFASDAARRGGGRAEWLLNVSNDSWFGATSGPWQHLNIASYRAIEEGLPIARATPTGVSTMIDAYGRPILGARLTLGEEGNIDVRLPSALARTVYSRFGDGGFAIMLLLSASIAVAGRIRRAR
- a CDS encoding helix-turn-helix domain-containing protein, which translates into the protein MAKEFDVDRSPNPVDLHVGLRIRLRRKELGVSQEKLADSIGLTFQQVQKYERAANRVSASKLWDMARALQTSISYFFDGLPDAELNAPASSDGPSPAHAFLMTPEGMELAAVFPKVRRARVRRRILDLVRAMVDEDDGEPEPAAPREPAQAA
- a CDS encoding gamma-glutamyl-gamma-aminobutyrate hydrolase family protein, with protein sequence MAARIAVLLDENTSSGATRYEAHKGYFQGLRSAGAAPFGLPYFAEMVPGVVADFDGLLSVGGRFAYPPAWYREGEASFAPESPRLAVEQALMSGFLAAGKPVLGICAGMQMLACLHGSRLTADVKTLGQVLDHDNRDAPHDITIESGSRLAGLIGASTLSVNSFHREAIAELGPRMRAVAHAPDGVIEAVELEGSGFALGLQWHQELFAGTDHPGNRIFAGFVSAC
- the metK gene encoding methionine adenosyltransferase, which encodes MSRSSYIFTSESVSEGHPDKVADRISDTVVDAFLAAEPEARVACETMVTTNRIILAGEVRAGKPGASKAENKQMTKDILGTLEPLVRAAVKDIGYEQKGFHWAKAKFANHLHAQSADIAQGVDSSNKKDEGAGDQGIMFGYACDETPELMPATLQYSHNILSKLAQVRHSGEAKGLEPDAKSQVTLLYQDGRPVEVMQIVVSTQHAKKIGENSASSKRILELIKPYVLGVFPDGLVTKKTKWHVNPTGKFLIGGPDGDAGLTGRKIIVDTYGGAAPHGGGAFSGKDPTKVDRSAAYLCRYLAKNVVAAGLARKCTIQISYAIGVANPLSFYVDLHDTGEVDAAKLEKILPELVGGATPRAIREHLGLNKPIYARTAAYGHFGRTPDKDGGFSWEKTDLVEKLRAAL